One genomic region from Thermogemmata fonticola encodes:
- a CDS encoding FHA domain-containing protein translates to MVEWRGTVMKVELIVTSGVHQGRVIPITIPEFLIGRDTQCHLRPASQAVSKMHCAILIRNGQVFIKDFGSTNGTTVNDVTIRGAEVQVKDGATLKIGPLDFQMRIEVPPMPADGTPLPEATPETAAALAAVQAASSAAASPPRDTTPQPGKLVKSAESAGGSKEQPALQPPTFTKGQEISDQDRIAAILLSLESEEVPEGSTVADVPALKTVSEAQGQSQESGGSKKPDKKQVPTREEMSNAANEALRRIMRRPR, encoded by the coding sequence ATGGTTGAGTGGCGGGGCACGGTCATGAAAGTCGAACTGATTGTGACAAGTGGCGTTCACCAAGGCCGAGTGATCCCTATTACTATACCGGAGTTTCTGATTGGGCGGGATACGCAATGCCATCTCCGCCCGGCGAGTCAGGCAGTGAGCAAGATGCATTGCGCAATTCTTATACGCAATGGACAGGTCTTCATCAAGGACTTCGGTAGTACCAATGGGACTACGGTCAACGATGTCACGATTCGCGGTGCGGAAGTCCAAGTGAAGGATGGGGCCACGCTCAAGATCGGCCCGTTGGATTTCCAGATGCGGATCGAAGTGCCCCCCATGCCCGCAGATGGTACGCCGCTGCCCGAAGCGACACCGGAGACAGCCGCCGCCTTGGCAGCCGTGCAAGCCGCCAGCAGTGCTGCCGCTTCCCCGCCGCGAGACACGACCCCGCAACCGGGCAAGCTCGTCAAGTCCGCGGAGTCCGCGGGTGGTTCCAAGGAACAGCCGGCCCTCCAGCCCCCCACCTTCACCAAAGGACAGGAAATCAGCGACCAGGATCGGATCGCGGCCATCCTGCTGTCCTTGGAAAGCGAAGAGGTACCTGAAGGAAGCACGGTGGCTGATGTGCCAGCCCTGAAAACAGTCTCCGAAGCCCAGGGGCAGAGCCAGGAAAGCGGCGGCTCCAAAAAGCCGGATAAAAAGCAGGTCCCGACGCGGGAAGAAATGTCGAATGCCGCTAATGAAGCCCTCCGCCGAATCATGCGCCGCCCTCGCTGA
- the mutY gene encoding A/G-specific adenine glycosylase, translating into MRAALQRRLLVWFAQHRRSLPWRNSRDPYRIWVSEVMLQQTTTAAVIPYYERFLATFPTVEALAQAEEEDVLRLWQGLGYYRRARHLHAAARTLVQHHGGRLPDDPDLWRSLPGVGRYICAAVLSQAFDRPLPIVEANSLRVLARLYGYRGDPRQGAGQRWVWRAAQALLPTQRVGDFNQALMELGSLVCTPRQPRCAECPWQRWCRARQLGEQERIPPPASRPVPVEVQELAVLIRRGSRWLLCQRPATANRWPRLWEVPHAEIATANDARAQLPEVVRQLTALEVQAGQPLTTLCHSVTRFRIHLHAWSARYLRGTFASSFYTAAVWVTPQELDRFPLSSPQRRLLEKQAAKAVNLKLGET; encoded by the coding sequence GTGCGTGCTGCACTCCAACGTCGTCTGTTGGTCTGGTTCGCCCAGCACCGGCGTTCCCTCCCCTGGCGCAACAGCCGCGACCCGTATCGCATCTGGGTCAGCGAAGTGATGCTGCAACAGACGACCACCGCCGCGGTGATTCCGTATTACGAACGCTTTCTAGCTACCTTCCCCACGGTGGAAGCGCTGGCCCAAGCCGAAGAGGAGGATGTACTCCGGCTCTGGCAAGGCTTGGGGTATTACCGCCGGGCACGCCACCTGCACGCCGCAGCGCGCACTCTCGTGCAACATCACGGAGGCCGTTTGCCGGATGATCCTGACTTGTGGCGTTCCCTGCCGGGAGTGGGCCGGTATATCTGCGCTGCGGTGTTGTCGCAGGCATTTGATCGTCCCTTGCCGATTGTGGAAGCCAACAGCCTGCGGGTTCTGGCTCGCCTCTACGGCTACCGAGGTGATCCCCGGCAGGGAGCGGGGCAACGCTGGGTCTGGCGGGCAGCGCAAGCCTTGCTTCCGACCCAAAGGGTAGGAGACTTCAATCAAGCCTTGATGGAGCTAGGCTCGTTGGTGTGTACGCCCCGGCAGCCCCGCTGTGCCGAGTGTCCCTGGCAGCGCTGGTGCCGCGCCCGGCAGCTCGGCGAGCAGGAGCGGATTCCACCGCCCGCTTCTCGCCCAGTACCGGTGGAAGTCCAGGAGCTTGCGGTGCTGATCCGCCGCGGTTCGCGATGGCTTCTCTGTCAGCGGCCCGCCACAGCCAACCGCTGGCCGCGCTTATGGGAGGTTCCCCACGCCGAGATCGCTACCGCGAATGACGCTCGCGCCCAGCTCCCGGAAGTGGTGCGTCAGCTCACCGCTCTGGAGGTTCAAGCGGGGCAACCTTTGACCACGCTGTGCCATAGCGTCACTCGCTTCCGCATCCATCTCCACGCCTGGTCTGCTCGGTATCTCCGCGGCACTTTTGCCTCCAGTTTCTACACGGCGGCGGTTTGGGTGACACCCCAGGAGTTGGACCGCTTTCCCCTCAGCTCCCCCCAGCGCCGACTGTTGGAAAAACAGGCTGCAAAGGCAGTCAACCTCAAGCTGGGGGAAACGTAA
- a CDS encoding Gfo/Idh/MocA family protein produces MWTRRGFLAQAGRGALAAASVPWVWSRASAVAANERIAVGVIGVGTMGRGHLGAMLGRSEVQVVAVCDVVQERLDHARQRVESHYASRSKSGVYKGVGAYRDFRELLRHPGLDGVIIATPDHWHAMPCILAARAKKHIYCEKPLTHNVAEGRQIVEEVRRAGVIFQTGSQQRSEFGNRFRAAVEMIWNGWIGKIRTIRIGVGGPARPCNLPAQETPPGTDWDFWLGPAPERPYHSDLCPKGVHNHFPAWRNYQEYAGGGLADMGAHHFDIAQWALKMDESGPVEVIPPENPQRGAGLRFIYADGTVMIHNEFEGNVRADCVFEGTDGILLVGRGQLEVRFYGGNKVRFPDQPQRVYPSQNHHTNWLECIRSGKPCICPAEVGHRTATICHLGNIGYRLGRKLRWDPAREQFLDDAAANKELSREPRAKWKLV; encoded by the coding sequence ATGTGGACACGGCGAGGTTTTTTGGCACAAGCGGGTCGTGGCGCGCTCGCGGCGGCCAGTGTGCCGTGGGTCTGGTCGCGGGCGTCTGCCGTGGCGGCCAATGAACGGATTGCCGTGGGGGTTATTGGGGTCGGGACGATGGGCCGCGGCCATTTGGGAGCGATGCTGGGGCGCAGCGAAGTGCAGGTGGTAGCCGTCTGCGATGTGGTGCAGGAACGGCTCGACCATGCCCGCCAACGGGTAGAAAGTCACTATGCCAGCCGGAGCAAGTCTGGGGTGTACAAGGGAGTCGGGGCGTATCGGGACTTCCGCGAACTGCTGCGCCATCCGGGTCTGGATGGTGTCATCATTGCGACACCGGATCACTGGCATGCCATGCCCTGCATTCTGGCGGCACGGGCGAAAAAGCATATTTACTGCGAAAAGCCGTTGACTCATAATGTGGCGGAAGGCCGGCAGATCGTGGAGGAAGTCCGGCGTGCCGGCGTCATCTTTCAGACGGGCAGCCAGCAGCGGAGTGAATTCGGCAACCGTTTCCGGGCCGCCGTGGAGATGATCTGGAACGGTTGGATTGGCAAAATCCGAACGATCCGCATCGGCGTTGGCGGGCCAGCTCGACCTTGCAACCTCCCGGCCCAGGAAACACCTCCCGGTACGGATTGGGACTTCTGGCTCGGCCCTGCCCCAGAGCGGCCCTACCACTCCGATCTGTGCCCCAAGGGGGTCCACAATCACTTCCCGGCTTGGCGGAACTATCAGGAATATGCCGGGGGCGGCCTAGCCGACATGGGCGCCCACCACTTCGACATCGCCCAATGGGCTTTGAAGATGGACGAGAGCGGACCGGTGGAGGTCATCCCACCCGAAAATCCCCAACGCGGTGCCGGCCTGCGCTTCATCTATGCCGACGGTACAGTCATGATCCATAACGAATTTGAAGGAAATGTGCGAGCCGATTGCGTCTTTGAAGGCACCGACGGTATCCTGCTCGTCGGCCGCGGCCAACTGGAAGTCCGCTTCTACGGAGGGAACAAGGTCCGCTTCCCCGATCAACCGCAACGGGTCTACCCCTCCCAGAACCATCACACCAACTGGTTGGAATGCATCCGCAGCGGCAAGCCCTGCATCTGTCCTGCGGAAGTAGGACACCGCACTGCCACCATCTGCCATCTCGGCAATATCGGCTACCGCTTGGGACGCAAATTGCGTTGGGACCCGGCACGCGAACAGTTCCTCGATGATGCCGCGGCCAACAAGGAACTGTCCCGCGAGCCGCGTGCCAAATGGAAACTGGTCTGA
- a CDS encoding alpha/beta hydrolase yields the protein MLRLFACCLLLGWAAPSWITPSLLAQELPAQGGRLEDIIYARKYGCALTMDVFVPPKDKANGYGIIFCVSGGWMSDKRAINPVFVQPFVQRGYVVFAVVHGSQPKFTIPEAVEDMHAAVRYIKQHAARFRIDPDKLGVMGGSAGGHLSLMLGNAFQPADPKASDPLRRHSSRVAAVACFFPPTDFLNWSREGEVQLGEGALRAFRPPFDFTTRDPQTNKLVVIEDPQQRQAIGKTISPYYFVSKDSAPALIIHGDADKLVPLFQAQRIAEKYRQVGVPCELIIRKGAGHGWKGMDKDLELFADWFDKHLRGLNAP from the coding sequence ATGTTGCGCCTGTTCGCTTGTTGCCTGCTGTTAGGTTGGGCAGCTCCGTCATGGATCACTCCGTCCTTACTAGCCCAGGAACTCCCCGCCCAAGGCGGCCGACTGGAGGACATCATCTATGCCCGCAAATATGGCTGTGCCTTGACTATGGACGTGTTTGTTCCCCCTAAGGATAAAGCCAACGGCTATGGAATCATCTTTTGCGTCTCCGGCGGCTGGATGTCAGACAAACGCGCGATCAATCCGGTTTTTGTGCAACCCTTTGTCCAACGCGGCTATGTCGTCTTTGCCGTGGTGCATGGCAGTCAGCCGAAGTTTACGATTCCAGAGGCTGTCGAGGATATGCACGCCGCCGTCCGTTACATCAAGCAGCATGCAGCACGTTTCCGTATCGATCCGGACAAGCTCGGTGTCATGGGAGGGTCAGCGGGCGGCCACCTATCCCTGATGCTCGGCAATGCTTTTCAACCGGCGGATCCCAAAGCGAGCGATCCGCTCCGGCGCCACTCCTCCCGTGTGGCTGCTGTTGCTTGCTTCTTTCCACCCACTGATTTTCTGAACTGGAGCCGGGAAGGGGAAGTCCAACTTGGTGAAGGTGCTCTGCGTGCTTTCCGTCCGCCGTTCGACTTCACGACCCGCGATCCCCAAACGAATAAACTCGTCGTCATCGAGGACCCGCAGCAACGCCAGGCGATCGGTAAAACTATTTCCCCCTACTACTTCGTCAGCAAGGACTCCGCCCCTGCACTCATCATCCACGGGGACGCCGACAAACTTGTGCCGCTCTTCCAAGCCCAGCGGATAGCCGAAAAATACCGGCAAGTCGGTGTTCCCTGCGAACTGATCATCCGCAAGGGCGCCGGGCACGGCTGGAAGGGCATGGACAAAGACCTGGAACTCTTCGCCGACTGGTTCGACAAACACCTCCGCGGTCTGAACGCACCGTGA
- a CDS encoding leucine-rich repeat domain-containing protein, producing the protein MRLRWADYLDDRGQHDWAELIRLQLSLAHLPTGDPPPPEWREREAELNLRLGQQWFHELEGLLAAPPQFRYGLPDAVAVDASVFLRRAPELFARLPIRRLRLLEPVAVWPKLWDCPWLKGIEELDLCGAELTRCDLTPLFRSSSLQSLQRLDLSFNQLEDAALLPWRRGCSFPYLRCLALNDNRLTDRVLSLLADTPCSVHLNELDLARNDITAAGLSELAAHPWPELHQLRLSGNPLGDRGLALLATSPLLLRAAQQHGLLELHGHPQVRISAAGIEPLVHSEAAEYLRVVDLGHQQLGDDGLVSLLGSRRWPCLRRLCLPRNRITDRGIVRLRSHWPHWLAQLRTLDLSGNRLTSFGVGLLTAALPSDKPGAALDISGNLHHTLPRHSSTASSDSRSRTAFISELHLLRQRISHPRRPHS; encoded by the coding sequence ATGCGCCTGCGCTGGGCAGACTATTTGGATGACCGCGGCCAGCATGATTGGGCCGAACTGATCCGCCTGCAACTGAGCCTCGCCCACCTTCCCACCGGCGATCCACCCCCACCCGAATGGCGGGAGCGCGAAGCCGAATTGAACCTGCGTTTGGGCCAGCAATGGTTTCATGAGCTAGAGGGTCTGCTCGCCGCACCGCCGCAATTCCGTTATGGCCTGCCGGATGCCGTGGCCGTGGACGCGAGTGTCTTTCTCCGCCGTGCTCCGGAGTTATTCGCCCGTTTGCCCATTCGCCGCCTCCGCTTACTCGAACCTGTCGCCGTCTGGCCAAAACTGTGGGACTGCCCCTGGCTAAAGGGGATTGAAGAATTGGACCTTTGCGGCGCGGAATTGACCCGCTGCGATCTGACGCCCCTGTTTCGCTCCTCTTCTCTGCAATCGCTCCAGCGACTCGATTTGAGCTTCAATCAATTGGAAGATGCCGCCTTGCTCCCCTGGCGCCGGGGTTGTTCCTTTCCCTACCTGCGCTGCCTCGCCCTCAACGACAATCGCTTGACCGATCGGGTCCTCTCCCTGCTTGCGGATACCCCCTGCTCGGTTCATCTGAACGAACTCGATCTCGCCCGCAACGACATCACGGCGGCTGGTCTGAGCGAACTGGCGGCCCATCCCTGGCCTGAACTCCACCAATTGCGCCTAAGTGGCAATCCGTTGGGGGATCGCGGCCTGGCCCTCCTGGCCACTTCACCCTTACTCCTGCGGGCGGCCCAACAGCATGGCCTCCTGGAGTTGCACGGCCATCCCCAAGTGCGTATCAGTGCGGCGGGCATCGAACCGCTGGTGCATTCGGAGGCTGCCGAATATCTACGTGTTGTGGACCTGGGTCACCAGCAGTTGGGTGACGACGGTCTAGTAAGCCTGCTCGGTTCTCGCCGCTGGCCTTGCCTCCGCCGCCTCTGCCTCCCTCGCAACCGTATTACCGACCGGGGGATCGTCCGGCTCCGATCGCACTGGCCGCACTGGCTGGCTCAATTGCGCACCTTGGACCTGTCTGGCAATCGTCTGACTTCCTTTGGCGTCGGCTTGCTCACTGCTGCTTTGCCTTCGGACAAACCCGGCGCCGCTCTGGACATCAGCGGCAACCTGCATCACACCCTGCCGCGCCACTCCAGCACTGCCTCCTCCGATTCCCGATCCCGAACCGCTTTCATCTCCGAGTTGCACCTGCTCCGACAGCGCATCTCCCATCCTCGCCGCCCGCACTCCTGA
- a CDS encoding 3-keto-disaccharide hydrolase: MLPSVCRVRCYRFDSALTGLCLLAVTLPAVSAPFPNAPSADAATPQSLTSAQAAEGWLLLFDGQTTFGWHCQGKNAVRDGVWHLEEGSTAWPFSRFGNSWEMVTEVAGPARLYLPHDHVLEHRGDTFDQLQVFCDGEKIRYEGKGFSRINAKRPTGPPAATIGITAPGPQPARLRHLRLRPQQLQPLWNGRNLDGWTVNRTDPKRQQARFRVTDQGELLVEGGPGDLVSSVHAADFLLQFDCRTLGKHLNSGVFFRCIPGQYQNGYEVQIHNGYKNNDRTQPLDFGTGGIYRRAPARRVVSNDEEWFTVTLIADGRRLTTWVNGFPVVTWEDPRPPHDNPRQGYRAAAGPFSIQAHDPTTRLLFRRIQYAPLPPRPDSHPAP; encoded by the coding sequence ATGTTGCCATCCGTTTGCCGAGTCCGCTGCTACCGTTTCGACTCCGCCCTGACTGGTTTGTGTCTTCTGGCTGTCACTCTGCCGGCTGTCTCTGCCCCGTTTCCTAACGCCCCCTCCGCCGATGCCGCTACACCCCAAAGCCTCACTTCGGCCCAAGCTGCGGAAGGCTGGCTGCTGCTCTTCGATGGCCAGACCACCTTCGGTTGGCACTGTCAGGGGAAGAACGCCGTTCGAGATGGTGTCTGGCATCTGGAAGAGGGCAGCACCGCCTGGCCCTTCAGTCGCTTCGGGAACTCCTGGGAAATGGTAACGGAAGTGGCCGGACCCGCCCGGTTATATCTGCCCCACGATCACGTACTGGAACACCGCGGTGACACCTTCGACCAACTCCAAGTATTCTGCGATGGTGAGAAAATCCGCTATGAGGGTAAGGGATTTTCTCGAATCAATGCCAAGCGTCCAACTGGTCCTCCAGCAGCGACGATTGGCATCACGGCTCCTGGTCCACAACCGGCTCGCTTGCGCCATCTTCGCCTGCGTCCCCAACAGTTGCAACCGCTCTGGAATGGCCGAAACCTCGACGGCTGGACCGTTAATCGGACCGATCCGAAGCGCCAACAGGCCCGCTTCCGCGTCACGGATCAAGGCGAATTGCTCGTCGAGGGTGGGCCAGGTGATCTGGTCAGCAGCGTGCATGCCGCGGATTTCCTCTTGCAATTCGACTGCCGCACTTTAGGCAAGCATCTCAACAGCGGCGTATTCTTCCGCTGTATCCCTGGGCAATATCAGAACGGCTACGAGGTCCAAATTCACAACGGTTACAAAAACAACGACCGGACCCAACCGCTGGATTTCGGGACCGGCGGCATTTATCGCCGCGCCCCCGCTCGTCGAGTGGTGAGTAACGATGAGGAATGGTTCACCGTCACTCTGATTGCGGATGGCCGGCGCTTGACCACTTGGGTCAACGGCTTCCCGGTCGTCACATGGGAGGACCCCCGGCCGCCCCATGACAACCCCCGCCAGGGCTACCGTGCCGCCGCCGGTCCCTTTTCCATCCAAGCTCACGATCCCACTACCCGCTTGCTCTTTCGCCGCATCCAGTATGCCCCGCTCCCACCTCGCCCGGATTCCCACCCCGCCCCCTAG
- a CDS encoding SDR family oxidoreductase translates to MPIAIAHPTEPTSGPLLIFGCGYVGLRVAQQERQAGRTVYALTRRRAELLAQQGILPLSGDVLAPESLPPFPAEATVLYAVGYDRFCGRSMREVYLHGLEHVLERLPAPRRFVYLSSTSVYGQSDGSWVDEDSPAEPSDESGRVVRDAELLLRQCLPHAIILRSAGIYGPNRLLRRREQLLQHEPISGDPHRWLNLIHVDDLVAAIRLAMDRSPPAALYNVVDDIPVTRQEFYTLLAELYGAPPPRFADLPEPRANHRRIRNSRLRHALHWQPRYPSIREGLPAALAASES, encoded by the coding sequence ATGCCTATAGCAATTGCTCATCCCACCGAACCAACTTCCGGACCGCTCTTGATCTTCGGCTGCGGCTATGTCGGCCTGCGCGTGGCTCAGCAAGAGCGGCAGGCGGGACGGACCGTCTATGCTCTGACGCGCCGGCGGGCCGAGTTACTCGCTCAGCAGGGCATCCTCCCCCTGAGCGGGGACGTTCTGGCCCCGGAATCCTTGCCCCCTTTCCCGGCGGAGGCCACGGTGCTCTATGCCGTCGGTTACGATCGCTTCTGTGGACGCAGCATGCGCGAGGTCTACCTGCACGGCCTGGAACATGTACTGGAGCGTCTACCAGCCCCCCGCCGTTTCGTCTATTTGTCCAGCACCAGCGTCTATGGACAATCCGATGGCAGTTGGGTGGATGAAGACAGCCCCGCTGAACCGAGTGACGAATCGGGCCGCGTGGTTCGGGACGCCGAGCTGCTCCTGCGCCAGTGCTTGCCGCACGCCATCATCCTGCGCAGTGCCGGTATCTATGGCCCTAATCGCCTCCTGCGCCGCCGGGAACAACTCCTCCAGCACGAACCGATCTCCGGCGATCCCCACCGCTGGCTCAACCTGATCCACGTGGATGATCTGGTCGCGGCCATCCGCTTGGCTATGGATCGGTCCCCCCCAGCAGCCCTGTATAACGTTGTTGATGACATACCAGTGACACGACAAGAGTTCTATACTCTCCTGGCAGAGTTGTATGGAGCACCACCGCCTCGCTTCGCCGATCTGCCAGAACCGCGTGCTAACCACCGTCGCATTCGCAACAGCCGCCTTCGTCATGCTCTGCATTGGCAACCCCGCTACCCAAGCATCCGCGAGGGGCTGCCGGCCGCACTCGCTGCCTCGGAATCCTGA
- a CDS encoding Glu/Leu/Phe/Val family dehydrogenase: MSSVVMRQEACPATLFHTSPTYQMACRQLELVTEVTNIDPGIAQRLKVPKRSMVVAVPIRMDSGQTQVFIGYRVQHSLTSGPSKGGLRYAPNVDLGEVAALAMWMSWKCGLMNLPYGGAKGGIACDPALLSMGEKERLTRRFTEEVLSIIGPRVDVMAPDLGTDEQTMAWIYDTYSMKVGYACPEIVTGKPVELGGCVGRREATGRGVVFCIREALDELGIIPENATAVVQGFGNVGSVACEELHRLGVKVVAIGDRYGAIRNPRGIDIPALIQYVNSPGNVLHTVQGFPEAEEMDPAELLTTPCTVLVPAAVERVITEANAARLRCRILAEGANGPTTPEADAILAHSDIFVIPDILCNAGGVTVSYFEWVQDLQQFMWGEEQVIAQLKKLMRSAFQRVRLEAKRRNISNRLAALSLGVMKVANEKARRGLFP; the protein is encoded by the coding sequence ATGTCCAGCGTCGTGATGCGGCAGGAAGCCTGCCCGGCCACTTTGTTCCACACCTCGCCCACCTACCAGATGGCTTGCCGCCAATTGGAACTGGTGACAGAGGTGACCAATATCGATCCGGGCATTGCCCAACGGTTGAAGGTGCCAAAGCGGTCGATGGTGGTGGCCGTACCCATTCGGATGGACAGCGGCCAGACTCAGGTGTTCATCGGTTATCGCGTTCAGCATTCGCTGACCAGTGGTCCGAGCAAGGGCGGCCTGCGTTATGCGCCCAATGTGGACCTAGGCGAAGTGGCAGCCCTGGCCATGTGGATGAGCTGGAAATGCGGCCTGATGAACTTGCCCTATGGTGGCGCCAAGGGAGGGATTGCTTGCGACCCGGCTTTGCTGAGTATGGGAGAAAAGGAGCGCTTGACCCGCCGCTTCACCGAAGAGGTGCTCAGTATCATCGGCCCGCGGGTGGATGTCATGGCTCCCGATCTGGGTACCGATGAACAGACCATGGCCTGGATTTACGACACCTATTCCATGAAGGTCGGTTATGCCTGTCCGGAGATTGTCACTGGCAAGCCGGTGGAGTTGGGTGGGTGCGTCGGGCGACGGGAAGCCACGGGACGAGGGGTGGTCTTCTGTATCCGCGAAGCACTCGATGAACTCGGCATCATTCCGGAGAATGCCACAGCAGTGGTGCAGGGATTTGGCAACGTTGGCTCCGTGGCCTGCGAGGAATTACACCGCCTGGGAGTTAAGGTGGTGGCCATTGGCGATCGCTATGGGGCTATCCGCAATCCCCGCGGGATCGATATCCCCGCTTTGATCCAGTACGTCAACAGCCCAGGGAATGTCTTGCACACGGTGCAAGGTTTTCCGGAAGCGGAAGAGATGGACCCGGCGGAGCTGCTGACCACACCCTGTACGGTCTTGGTTCCGGCGGCGGTAGAACGGGTAATTACGGAGGCCAACGCCGCCCGCCTCCGCTGCCGTATCCTGGCGGAGGGAGCCAACGGGCCAACTACACCGGAAGCCGATGCCATTCTGGCCCATTCCGACATCTTTGTCATCCCCGACATCCTCTGCAACGCGGGTGGCGTCACCGTCTCCTACTTCGAATGGGTTCAAGACTTGCAGCAATTCATGTGGGGAGAAGAACAGGTCATCGCTCAGTTGAAAAAACTCATGCGCAGTGCCTTTCAGCGTGTCCGACTCGAAGCCAAACGGCGTAACATCAGCAACCGGCTGGCTGCCCTGAGCCTCGGAGTCATGAAGGTGGCCAATGAGAAAGCCCGACGGGGTCTGTTCCCCTGA
- a CDS encoding 3-keto-disaccharide hydrolase, whose protein sequence is MVRAGFLGLALWLGVMAGVSGQSREEAYRPFNGKDLSGWKLKGNAAKSHWKAVAVKLDPTNERAFVIVPDAQELWLCNVQGGGVDIYTEEKFGDIHLEVEFLLPKGSNSGVYLMGEYEVQVLDSYGKPDNKLTQGDLGALYGAAPPKKNAARKPGEWQKFVIEFQAPRFANGQKIAPARFRKVELNGVLLHENVEMKGPTPGGLTGKEAPTGPLMFQGDHGPVAYRNIIITPLK, encoded by the coding sequence ATGGTACGTGCGGGATTCCTGGGATTAGCGTTGTGGCTGGGTGTGATGGCGGGGGTGTCAGGGCAATCCCGTGAAGAGGCATACCGGCCCTTCAACGGCAAGGACTTGAGCGGCTGGAAGCTCAAGGGGAATGCCGCGAAAAGTCATTGGAAGGCGGTGGCGGTAAAGCTCGATCCGACCAATGAGCGGGCCTTCGTCATCGTGCCCGATGCGCAGGAGTTATGGTTGTGCAATGTGCAGGGTGGCGGAGTGGATATTTATACTGAGGAGAAGTTCGGGGATATCCATTTGGAGGTCGAATTTCTTCTGCCCAAAGGCTCGAACTCCGGGGTGTACCTGATGGGGGAGTATGAGGTGCAGGTGTTGGACAGCTACGGCAAGCCGGATAACAAGCTCACGCAAGGGGACTTGGGGGCGCTTTATGGCGCCGCTCCGCCGAAAAAGAATGCCGCCCGCAAGCCGGGAGAGTGGCAGAAGTTTGTCATCGAGTTTCAGGCGCCGCGATTTGCCAACGGCCAAAAGATAGCTCCGGCCCGGTTCCGCAAGGTGGAGCTGAACGGCGTGCTCCTCCATGAGAATGTGGAGATGAAGGGGCCAACTCCCGGCGGGCTGACGGGCAAAGAAGCTCCCACCGGTCCGTTGATGTTCCAGGGGGACCACGGTCCCGTGGCCTACCGCAACATCATCATCACGCCCCTGAAGTGA
- a CDS encoding citrate synthase, whose product MVSEADYKPGLEDVPAAKSAISFLDGKKARLEYRGIPVEVLAKESNFEEVCWLLIKGELPTQKQLADFDDELRQRRAIHFRLKEMIRCLPADGHPMDALHSTVAALGMFYPCPNVQDPARNWDATCRLIAALPTLVAAYARTRRGQEILEPRDDLDHAANFYYMLFGKEPTPATRKVLDATLILHAEHTMNASTFTARVTASTLATPYHVVASAIGALSGPLHGGANEEALRQFEEIGDPRNVKSWLEGKIAANPKFKVMGIGHRVYKVKDARATVLQEIAEHMFAETQRPKNYEIALELERICNEIYGPKGIYPNVDFYSGVIYQALGIPTDVFTPIFAIARVAGWLAHWHEQLQNNRIYRPEQIYIGRTDVAYVPLEQRP is encoded by the coding sequence ATGGTCAGTGAAGCCGATTATAAACCGGGGCTGGAAGATGTTCCTGCTGCCAAATCCGCGATCAGTTTCCTGGATGGTAAAAAAGCCCGCCTGGAATACCGCGGCATACCCGTGGAAGTTCTGGCCAAAGAGAGCAACTTCGAGGAGGTCTGCTGGCTGCTGATCAAGGGAGAATTGCCAACCCAGAAGCAACTGGCGGATTTTGACGACGAGTTACGGCAGCGGCGGGCCATCCATTTCCGTCTCAAGGAGATGATCCGCTGCCTGCCGGCCGATGGGCATCCGATGGATGCGCTGCACAGCACCGTGGCCGCCTTGGGGATGTTTTATCCCTGTCCGAATGTGCAGGACCCGGCGCGGAACTGGGATGCCACCTGCCGCCTCATCGCGGCTCTGCCCACGCTGGTCGCCGCCTATGCCCGCACCCGCCGCGGCCAGGAAATCCTCGAACCCCGGGACGACCTCGATCACGCGGCTAACTTCTATTACATGCTCTTTGGCAAGGAACCCACGCCGGCGACCCGGAAGGTGCTCGATGCCACCCTCATTCTCCACGCTGAGCACACCATGAATGCCAGCACCTTTACCGCTCGCGTGACGGCTTCCACTCTGGCCACGCCATATCATGTCGTCGCCTCCGCCATTGGGGCATTGTCCGGCCCTCTCCACGGCGGTGCTAACGAAGAGGCTTTGCGGCAATTCGAGGAGATCGGTGATCCCCGCAATGTCAAAAGCTGGCTGGAAGGCAAGATCGCTGCCAATCCCAAGTTCAAAGTCATGGGCATCGGCCATCGTGTCTATAAGGTCAAGGATGCCCGCGCCACGGTGCTCCAGGAAATTGCCGAGCATATGTTTGCTGAAACCCAGCGGCCGAAAAACTACGAGATCGCCCTCGAATTGGAACGCATCTGCAACGAGATCTACGGTCCGAAAGGAATTTATCCCAACGTCGATTTCTACTCCGGGGTGATTTACCAAGCGCTGGGGATTCCTACGGATGTGTTCACGCCGATTTTCGCCATCGCCCGTGTGGCCGGATGGTTGGCCCATTGGCACGAACAGTTGCAAAACAACCGCATCTACCGCCCGGAGCAGATCTACATAGGGCGCACGGACGTGGCCTATGTGCCGCTGGAACAACGCCCCTGA